TGGAACAGCAGGTAAGGTATACCGCTCCCGTTGTTGTGGAAGAGGCTGATGAGAATGTACAGCTTGCCATTGTGGATGACGTCAAGGAGAGCACTAGTAACGAGCCTCCTCCTGAAACCATTGAAGTGGTTGCTGCACCCGAAGAACAGGTGATTGTTGAAGACGAACCCGCCTTTGTATTTGTTGAAGAACAAGCTACATTCCAGGGCGGTAGCCTTGAAACTTTCCGCGATTGGGTTCAGAAAAACCTCGTTTATCCTCCGGTTGCCGTTGAAAACGGTATCTTCGGAAGGGTTACGGTTCAGTTTGCCGTTAATTCACGTGGTGAAGTTACTGATGTGAAAATCCTCCGTGGCGTTGACCCGTCACTTGATAAGGAAACCATCCGTGTGATCTTATCGTCACCGAAATGGGGACCTGCTAAACAAGGCGGACGTGCTGTAAAACAACAGTTCGTTATGCCGGTTATTTTCCAGCTTCAGTAAAGCTTGTCACAGCATAAAAACAAAAAGCCTGGTCTTCGGACCGGGCTTTTTAGTTTTAAAACTTCTTAAATTGTAAATCGGTGTTCCTTGTTCGGTGTTGGACAACTGGGCATCCAGCATCACTCCCTTATCATCGCCACAATCTCTTCTTCCGAGATAATTTTCACCCCCAGTTTCACCGCCTTTTCTTTCTTCGCTGGTCCCATACCTTCGCCTGCAACAACATAGTGCGTATTGGAACTCACTGATGAGAGCAGCTTGCCACCGTTTTCTTCAATCAACTTCTGCATTTCCTCACGTGAATGATTCTGAAAAACTCCGGATATCACAAAATTCTTACCGGATAATTTTTCGGAAGCTTTTTCAATTTTCTTCGGAACTCCGGTCATCTGAACACCCGCCGCTTTTAACCGTTCTACCATTTCCCGGTTCAAACGGTTCGAAAAATACTCCTTCACACTTCCGGCAATGACATCACCAATTTCTCCTACCTGGATCAACGCATCAACGTCCGAATTCATAATGGTGTCCATGGAATTAAAATGCGAAGCAAGCTTTTTGGCGACGGTTTCACCTACGTAGCGGATACCTATGGCATACATTACCCGTTCAAACGGGACCTGCTTCGATTCTTCAATACTTTTAATTAGGTTTTCGGCTGATTTCTTTCCGAAACGGTCAAGCTGACGCAGCTTCTCCGCTGTCAGCTGGTAGAAATCAGACGGATCGTTTAAAAGACCTTTATTATTCAATTGCTCTATAGTGGCCTCGGCACAGCCGATATCCATCGCCCGCCGTCCGGCGAAATGGGCAAGGCGTCCCTTTATCTGCGGAGGACAGCCGGTATCATTCGGACAAAAATGGCGCGCTTCTCCGGGTATCCTTTTCAGTTCGGTGCCGCATTCAGGGCAATGGGTAATGAACTCCACTTTCTGACGTTCAGGAGAGCGTTCAGCCAATACAACACCTGTAATCTTCGGTATAACCTCGCCGCCCTTTTCAATTTTCACTTTATCTCCAATCCGGATATCCAATAATTCAATCTGGTCAGCATTATGCAGAGAAGCCCTTTTTACAGTGGTGCCGGCAAGTAACACCGGTTTAAGATTAGCAACTGGTGTAACCGCCCCGGTTCTCCCTACCTGGAAATCAATTGAAAGAAGGCTGGTGATGGCTTCCCGCGCTTTGTATTTATATGCTATCGCCCAACGGGGCGATTTAGCCGTAAAACCAAGAATCTGCTGATGCCTGTATGAATTTACCTTGATAACAATCCCGTCAATATCAAAAGGAAGACTATCCCTCTTGTTTTCCCACAAGTTAATGAAATCAAATACCCCGTTGAGTGTATCGCATTTTGTTATATAGGTCGGAACTTTGAAACCCCACTCTCTGGCTGCAGTAATGCTTTCATAATGGGTTTTGTAAACCGACTCCATCCCGGGCAGATAGTAAATCCAGCAATCCAGCGGCCGTTTTGCCACCATCGAAGAGTTCTTTGTCTTCAGAGTACCCGAAGTGGCATTCCGGGGATTCGCAAATAAAGCTTCCCCGTTTTCAGCCCTGTCCCTGTTCATCTTTTCAAAACCCGCATGAGGCATATAGATTTCACCACGTATATCAAATACATCCGGATAACCGGTATTCTTGAGAGTAAGAGGAACGCTCCGGATGGTTTTCACATTGGCCGTTACATCATCTCCCTTAACACCGTCCCCGCGTGTTACTGCATAAACAAGACGGCCTTTTTCATAGTGAAGATTAATGGATACTCCGTCATATTTTAACTCGCAAACATATTCCACTGCACCCGGAATGTCTTTTCTGACCCGTTCGTCGAAATCCTCAATTTCCTGCTGTGAATAGGTATTATCAAGTGATAACATGGGCCAGGTATGCGCTATTTGCCTGAATTCACTGTCGGAATCACTACCCACGCGCTGGGTGGGCGAGTTTGGGTCGTAAAGATCAGGATTTTGTTTTTCAAGTTCCTGCAATTCCTTTAATAGACGATCATAAGTTTCATCATCAATCGAAGGTTGGGCTAAAACATAGTATAAATAATTGTGATGGTCAATTTCTGACCTGAGCTGCAATATCCTTTCCCTTGCTGTCATTTTTTATTAATTTCGCTGTAATTTAAGCAATTTGATGTGTACGGATCAAAATTATTTATTTTACAAATTGGTTTAAACCCCGGAGCACTTTTTAAGTCTAAATAGACAAACATCATCTTAATGAAAAAGTTATTACTCATAGGATTTGTGATCTGTCTGCCGTTTATGGCCAAAGCTCAGGATGTGACGGTTGGAAAAACTGTCACCCGCGAGAACCTCACTTTAAGGCCAAACAGCCGGGATTACAATATTGTAAATAAAGGAAACAATCATCAGAGGGTTATCATTCTGCGTTCACAGGCTATGATCCGGAACAGGCAGGCTTTGATGAACCGCAAAATGGCCATGGAACGGCGAAGGCTAATTATCCAGCAGCAATTGATGCGTCAGCAGAATGTGCACCAGAGAATGGTTCAAAGAAGGCACAGGCTTCGTTAACTTAACGCTACAATGAATATGATAAAATACCTGGCATTTACCTGCTTTCTGTTAACGATTTCAATCACCGGCAAAACCCAGACTGCTGTGAATGATTTGCTTGAATCGGGTAAAAAGAAACATGAAAAAGGTGCTCCTGAGGCAGCAATTAAGGACTACTCCAAAGCTATTGAACTCGACGGCAAAAACGCTGATGCCTATTATTTTCGCGGGAACTCCTATTTCGCGCTGGAGAAATACAACGAGGCAGCCGAGGATTTTTCAACTGCGCTGAAACTGAAACCCGACTATAAGGATGCTTTGTTTAACAGGGCCAATTCATGGTATGAACTGGGAAAATTTACCTCTGCCATTGACGATTTGACCCGGTTAATCAAAGAAGATCCGGAATCTGCGGATGCCTTTTTTACAAGAGGAAACTGCTATTATAAGACAGGGGAATACAAACAGGCGCTGAATGACTTCACAAAAGGTCTTGAACTCAACGCCAGCGATCCCGACGGATACTACGACAGGGCGAATACTTACTATAATCTCGGGATGTTCGACGCTGCCGTAAGCGATTACACAAAGGCCATTTCGTTACAGGATGAAACCTTTGATTTCTATTTCAACAGGGCATTGGCCTATTTTTCACTTGAAATGAACGACAAAGCCTGTAAAGATCTGCAAAAAGCGTCTGAATTAGGGGACGACCAGGCTAAGGAATATGCGAAGGAATTGTGTAAATAGGTTTGAAAGAAGTTTGAGGTTTGAAGTTTGAAGAAGAAGTTAGAATTATGAAGCGCACAAACGGCGAAGCCTTGAAAGGATGCCAGGCGAAGTCTCCGACTTCGTCAGATGCTAGGCGAAGTCTCCGACTTCGTCTTGCAGCTCTTATACGCATCACAGCTTAATCAAATATTTAAAAGAATCACCAGATACCGTTCAGACGAAGTCAGAGACTTCGCCTGGCATTAGAAGCACTAATACAACAATATTCCTTATAGCAAACTATTTCTTTGCGGTTAAATAGAAACGCTCTCATATCTGTCATCAGAAATCAAACGAATACGACACCCCCGCATCAAAATAAACCAACGGATCGCCGGATAAATAATCCGGCTGGTTCATCGGCAACATGATATACAATCCTGCGTTGATACCGAAATTTCCGATTGTATAGGTTACCGGCAGGCTGAGTGAGAGCCCTGTGAGCTTAAATGAATCCTGGGCTTTATTTTCAAGGTATTCATTGATGATCTCCTTACCGTTTTTCCCGGGATGCCTGATCATTTCACTGATTACATAACGTCGTAATGACTTTGAATAAACCAGCATGTAATTATAAAAGCCGGAATAGTTCTCTAACTGTTCAATATAATAAAGATTCAGGTATTCATAGTTACCGAAATTGAGATCGGCCTCCGGCATTATCGATAATACAGCATTCCTGAATAAAAACTTGTTCAGCGTAATCATGTAATAATTCCTTGCCATGGCATATAACGTATGCTGCTGACCGCTCAGGTATCCTGATGTAAGTCCTGCACTTACAATACGATTATGATAATCCGCATCCACACGCCAGTCGCGCCGGAACATGGTATTGAATGCATTTGAATTCCTGCTGAAAACAAATCTGGTGTAAGACGGATAAATACTGAAATGTTCTGAGATCTTCCATGTGTATCCCAGTACAAAATCGGTTTCAGTTGAAAAATTCTTCAGCGAATCATCTGAATTGGCAATAAAACTGCTCATAGCGGTTGCATCAATTCCCCAGCTGCTCATGAATGACACGGCAGGCGACAATGCAGGCTGTTTAACCGTTGAATTGATATTCTGAACCACATTGTTGTTGGTCATGTAATCGACTGAAAACAGCATCGTTTGCTGTCCGATTAATGGAATCAGAAAAAAAAGTCCGGAGAGAGTTAAAAATAACCGGTGCCTCATGGAGTATTATTTGTTGATAATGGTATCAAAAGTACAAATATACCGTCAGTTATCAAGTGTTTATAATTATCGGGCCTTTCCTGTCTTATTTTTTCTATCTTTGTTCACGGTTATGGTTTCGATCCCGGATTCCGGGATTGGATAATAGGGAATCAGGTGAGAATCCTGAACAGTTCCCGCTGCTGTAATCTCTGTGTGATTGCTGACAATACCCTGCCACTGTTCCAAAAAAGGGATGGGAAGGCGTCAGCAAAGAGAAAGTCAGAAGACCTGCCATGATCAGTATTGTTCGGGAATAAACAACATAATCATGGGACGGCTTCATTGCTTTTTATTTTTTTTCTTCGGTTTTGTTTCACTGCATTCATTTTTGCTTTCGCAGGATATGCCTGTAAAGGAAGTTAACCCGGTTATTGTTGAATCCAACCGTAAGTTTTTTACCGATGATCAGATTATAAGAAATGTGATTGTAAAGCCGGCACTTGCCGAACAATACACGGGACTTGCTGAAATGCTCGGGAAAACAAGCTCGGTGAATATCCGGAATTACGGTGCTGCAGGTTCACTTGCATCGATATCCATGCAGGGAACAGGAAGCAACCATACCCTTGTAACGTGGAACGGAATTCCGCTTAATTCACCCACGACAGGTCAGGCGGATCTTTCGCTGATACCCACAGCATTTGTTCAAAGCGTTGATGTGATTAACGGTGCATCGGGCAGTCTTTTCGGAAGTGGCACTTTCGGAGGAACAGTGAACCTGGATAATCAACCCGATTGGAATAACAGGGCATCCGCACAGTATATTTTCAATGCGGGCAGCTTCGGCTCTTTCGGAAATCATCTTTTTCTTAAGGCCGGCAACCGACACCTCCAATATCAGTTGTCTGCCATGCAGGCCGTGGCAAAAAATGATTTCAGATACAGGGACCATTACCGTTTTGAAGATCCGTATATTACTAACAGCCATAATGCATACAGGTCGTTCGGTTTACTCCAGAATGCATGGATTAACCTTGAAAAGGCAGGAACCATAGAAGCAGGAATCTGGTACCAGCTAAAATCGCTACAACTTCCGGCACTTATGGGTTCCTATAAATCAAGTCAGGCTGATCAAAAGGACAGTGTTTTCAGAACCTTCGTGAATTATAGCAAAAAATGGGACAAGTCAGCTTTAACCATCCGTACCGCTTATCTTTCAGATTTTCTCAACTACAGGGATAAATCAGAAACTGATTCAACATGGACCCTTGACTCAAAAATCGCAACAAGCCGGTTCATCAGTGAGGCGGATTACAGGATTTTCATTACATCCAACCTGGTGGCCGGAGGTGGAATTAACTATAACTACCTGGCCGGCCGTTCAAATAATTACGGCGGTTTGGTAAAAGAAAATGAATATGCCCTTTACGGCGGGTTGAAGTACATTTTGAAAAAGATCATTCTGAACACAGCTGTTAGAAAAACATTTTATGAAGGCTTAAATCCTGATCCCCAATTCTCTGCCGGAATTCGTTACCAGGTAAGTGACCGTTTCAATGTACGATCTGCTTATTCAACCAAATTCAGAAGGCCGGGTTTCAATGAAAAATACTGGCGTCCGGGTGGTAATCCCGAATTGAACCCTGAAAAGGGAAGGGGAGTTGACATATCTTTTGAATATACTTGCAGAGACGCGATGCATCAGACAGACGCGATAAATCGCGTCTCTACGGCTGCATCTCGATCATCATTCATCAATGCCAGGATCACAGGTTATTACCAAACCGTGGATAACTGGATACAGTGGATCATGCGCGATTCAATAACCCCGGTTGAATATAAAAAAGTCAAAGCCGGTGGAATTGAAAGCTGGATTGATTTCGGAGTAACAAGCGGTGACTATTCTATCAATGGTTCTTTAAATTATAATTTTCACCATTCGGTCATTGCACGAACTTTTGACGATAAAGAAATTTACAGGGGCAAACAATTAATATACACGCCACGACACACGTTCAGGATGAACACCGAGATTCATCGCAAAGGAATCATGGCCGGTGTATTTACATCCTATACAGGAAAAAGAGAAACAGTTGAAACAGCTGATCGTGCCGTTCAATTGCCCTCTTATTGGACTATTGACCTGACAACAGGAATAGAAAAGCAGATCAATCAAATCCCTATAGCGCTTTTTTTCCGGGTTGAGAATATACTCGATCAATCGTATGAAGTAATCCGGTCATACCCGATGCCTGGCAGAAGCTATCACATTACCGCCTCGGTAGGCTTTTCACACAATCAATCGAAATAAATACCTGTCTTATGAAATACTTGATTTTAATGTTGCTTCCATTGTTCTGTATTTTTGTGTCGTGCGAAAAAGATGATCCAACAAATACCGACACGGGATATTCCAAAGGAATTTTTATTGTTAACGAAGGTTCATATAATGCGAACAATGGCT
Above is a genomic segment from Bacteroidales bacterium containing:
- a CDS encoding energy transducer TonB, with the translated sequence MADKKENRSLTLTDLVFENRNKEYGSYFLRKRFPRYLLVAFLIAFFAVATGVAVPFIKALNADKTNVVLVKETVAELQNVKTDQDAPPPPPPPPPPAAMEQQVRYTAPVVVEEADENVQLAIVDDVKESTSNEPPPETIEVVAAPEEQVIVEDEPAFVFVEEQATFQGGSLETFRDWVQKNLVYPPVAVENGIFGRVTVQFAVNSRGEVTDVKILRGVDPSLDKETIRVILSSPKWGPAKQGGRAVKQQFVMPVIFQLQ
- the ligA gene encoding NAD-dependent DNA ligase LigA, encoding MTARERILQLRSEIDHHNYLYYVLAQPSIDDETYDRLLKELQELEKQNPDLYDPNSPTQRVGSDSDSEFRQIAHTWPMLSLDNTYSQQEIEDFDERVRKDIPGAVEYVCELKYDGVSINLHYEKGRLVYAVTRGDGVKGDDVTANVKTIRSVPLTLKNTGYPDVFDIRGEIYMPHAGFEKMNRDRAENGEALFANPRNATSGTLKTKNSSMVAKRPLDCWIYYLPGMESVYKTHYESITAAREWGFKVPTYITKCDTLNGVFDFINLWENKRDSLPFDIDGIVIKVNSYRHQQILGFTAKSPRWAIAYKYKAREAITSLLSIDFQVGRTGAVTPVANLKPVLLAGTTVKRASLHNADQIELLDIRIGDKVKIEKGGEVIPKITGVVLAERSPERQKVEFITHCPECGTELKRIPGEARHFCPNDTGCPPQIKGRLAHFAGRRAMDIGCAEATIEQLNNKGLLNDPSDFYQLTAEKLRQLDRFGKKSAENLIKSIEESKQVPFERVMYAIGIRYVGETVAKKLASHFNSMDTIMNSDVDALIQVGEIGDVIAGSVKEYFSNRLNREMVERLKAAGVQMTGVPKKIEKASEKLSGKNFVISGVFQNHSREEMQKLIEENGGKLLSSVSSNTHYVVAGEGMGPAKKEKAVKLGVKIISEEEIVAMIRE
- a CDS encoding tetratricopeptide repeat protein — its product is MNMIKYLAFTCFLLTISITGKTQTAVNDLLESGKKKHEKGAPEAAIKDYSKAIELDGKNADAYYFRGNSYFALEKYNEAAEDFSTALKLKPDYKDALFNRANSWYELGKFTSAIDDLTRLIKEDPESADAFFTRGNCYYKTGEYKQALNDFTKGLELNASDPDGYYDRANTYYNLGMFDAAVSDYTKAISLQDETFDFYFNRALAYFSLEMNDKACKDLQKASELGDDQAKEYAKELCK
- a CDS encoding TonB-dependent receptor → MGRLHCFLFFFFGFVSLHSFLLSQDMPVKEVNPVIVESNRKFFTDDQIIRNVIVKPALAEQYTGLAEMLGKTSSVNIRNYGAAGSLASISMQGTGSNHTLVTWNGIPLNSPTTGQADLSLIPTAFVQSVDVINGASGSLFGSGTFGGTVNLDNQPDWNNRASAQYIFNAGSFGSFGNHLFLKAGNRHLQYQLSAMQAVAKNDFRYRDHYRFEDPYITNSHNAYRSFGLLQNAWINLEKAGTIEAGIWYQLKSLQLPALMGSYKSSQADQKDSVFRTFVNYSKKWDKSALTIRTAYLSDFLNYRDKSETDSTWTLDSKIATSRFISEADYRIFITSNLVAGGGINYNYLAGRSNNYGGLVKENEYALYGGLKYILKKIILNTAVRKTFYEGLNPDPQFSAGIRYQVSDRFNVRSAYSTKFRRPGFNEKYWRPGGNPELNPEKGRGVDISFEYTCRDAMHQTDAINRVSTAASRSSFINARITGYYQTVDNWIQWIMRDSITPVEYKKVKAGGIESWIDFGVTSGDYSINGSLNYNFHHSVIARTFDDKEIYRGKQLIYTPRHTFRMNTEIHRKGIMAGVFTSYTGKRETVETADRAVQLPSYWTIDLTTGIEKQINQIPIALFFRVENILDQSYEVIRSYPMPGRSYHITASVGFSHNQSK